The nucleotide sequence GGTCTGAAGGCGGAGGTGATCGAGTTCACCGACTGGAACATGCCCAACGCCGCGCTCCAGTCCGGCGACATCGACGCCAACAACTTCCAGCACCAGCCCTTCCTGGACAACCAGATCAAGCAGCGCGGCTACGACATCGTGCCGGTCGCCAAGAGCATCGTCGTGCCCATGGGCATCTACGCGAAGAAGGTGCAGTCGCTGGCCGACCTGAAGGAAGGGGCCAGCGTCTCCATCCCCAACGACCCGACCAACGGCGCCCGCGCCCTGTTCCTGCTGGCCAAGGCCGGGGTGATCGGGCTGAAGGACGGGGCGGGCCTGAACACCTCCATCGCCGACATCGCGTCCAACCCGAAGAAGATCAAGCTGGTCGAGCTGGACGCCGCCCAGCTTCCCCGCTCGCTGGACGACGTGGACGCCTCGGTCATCACGCTGAACTACGCGGTCCTGGCCGGGCTGAGCCCGAAGACCGCCCTGGTTCTGGAGGACGACCAGTCGAAATGGCACCTCGTCTGGGCCGTCCGCAAGGACCGCGCCGAGGACCCGGCGATCAAGCGCTTCATCGAGCTGTACCGCTCCGCCGAGGTGCGGGACTTCATCAACACGCGCTTCAACGGCACCATCATCCCGACCTGGTGATCGCCACACGTTCTTCCCCTCTCCCCGGCTGAAGGGGAGAGGGGTCTTTCTTTTCAGGAAGTTCCGTCATGACCGGCCCGTTCAGCCGCACCGCCTCGATCTTCGACCGCGGCCTCGCCCCCGATCCCGCGAACCACGTCCCGCTCAGCCCTCTCAGCTTCCTGAAGCGCGCGGCGAAGGTCTATCCGGACAAGCCGGCCATCGTCCATGGCCGCCGGACCATCACCTACGCGGGGTTCCTCGACCGGGTGCGGCGCTTCGCCGGGGCGCTGCTCCGGGCCGGGGTGAGGCGCGGCGACACGGTGTCGGTGCTGGCGCCCAACGTCCCGGCCCTGCTGGAGGCGCACTACGCGGTGCCGCTGGCCGGCGCGGTGCTGAACGCGCTGAACACCCGGCTGGACGCCGCGGCCATCGCCTTCATCCTCGACCACAGCGAGACGACGCTCCTGATCGTGGACCGCGAGCTGTCGCCGGTCGCCAGGGCGGCGCTCGCCCGGACGGAGCGCCCCGTCACGGTGGTGGAGATCGCCGACGAGCAGGTTCCCGACGCCCCGTCGCTGGGCGCGGTGGAGTATGAGGACTTCCTGGCCGCCGCCGACCCCGCCCCCTGGCGCGGGCCGGACGACGAGTGGCAGGCCATCGCGCTGAACTACACCAGCGGCACCACCGGCAACCCCAAGGGCGTCGTCTACCACCACCGCGGCGCCTATCTGAACGCGCTTGGCAACGCCTTCACCCTGAACGTCCGGCCCGACAGCGTCTTCCTGTGGACGCTGCCGATGTTCCACTGCAACGGCTGGACCTACAGCTGGGCGGTCACCGCCGCGGGCGGCACCCATGTCTGCCTGCGCCGGGTGGAGCCGGCGGCGATCTTCGACGCCATCGCGGAGCTGGGCGTCACCCACCTGTGCGGCGCGCCGATCGTGCTGAACCTGCTGATCCACGCCCCGGAGACGGTGCGGCAGCGCGCGCCCCGTCCGGTGATCGTGGGGACCGGCGGCGCCGCTCCGCCGTCCGCCGTCCTGGCCGGCATGGCGGCGCTGGGCTTCGAGGTGGTGCACATGTACGGGCTGACGGAATGCTACGGCCCGGCCACCGTCTGCGCCCCGCAGCCGGGCTGGGACGGGCTCGACGCCGACGGGCTGGCGCTGCAATTCGCGCGGCAGGGGGTGAACCACGTCGCGGTGGAGGACGCCACCGTGCTCGACCGCGAAACCGGCCGCCCGGTGCCCGCCGACGCGCAGACCATCGGCGAGATCGCGCTGCGCGGCAACACGGTGATGAAGGGCTATCTGAAGAATCCCGCGGCGACGAAGGAGGCGCTGAAGGACGGCTGGTTCCGCACCGGGGACCTGGGCGTGCTGCACCCCGACGGCTATATCGAGGTGAAGGACCGCAGCAAGGACATCATCATATCCGGCGGCGAGAACATCTCGTCCCTGGAGGTGGAGGAAGCGTTGTACCGGCATCCCGCCGTTCTGGAGGCCGCCGTGGTCGCCCGCCCCGACGACCGTTGGGGGGAGAGCCCCTGCGCCTTCGTGACAGTGAAGCCCGGCGCGGCGCGCCCCTCTGAGTCCGACATAATTCAATGGTGCCGCGACCGCATTGCGCACTACAAGGTCCCGCGCACCGTTGTGTTCAGCGATCTGCCGAAGACATCGACCGGTAAAATCCAGAAGACCGTCCTGCGCGACGCGGCCCGCGATCTGGGCGCGCGTCGGGAGGCCAAGAGCGTATGATAACCTTCGAACAGCTTCAGAAAACCTACCCGTCCCGCGGCACCGGCCAGCCGGTCCAGGCGCTCGCCGACATCGACCTGACCATCGGCCGCGGCGAGATCTACGGCATCATCGGCCGCTCGGGCGCCGGCAAATCCACGCTGCTGCGCACCGTGAACCTGCTGGAGAAGCCGACGTCGGGGCGCGTGCTGGTGGACGGGGTGGACGTCACCGCCCTGTCGCCGCGCGACCTGCGCGAGGCGCGGCACAGCATCGGCATGATCTTCCAGCACTTCAACCTGCTGTCCTCGCGCACGGTGTTCGACAACGTCGCCCTGCCGCTGGAGCTGGCCGGGGTGGCGAAGGCGCAGATCCGCGCCACGGTGGAGCCGCTGCTCGACCTCGTCGGCCTCACCGACAAGCGCGACCGCTACCCGGCGGAGCTGTCGGGCGGGCAGAAGCAGCGCGTCGGCATCGCCCGCGCGCTGGCCAGCAAGCCCAAGGTTCTGCTGTCGGACGAGGCGACCTCCGCCCTCGACCCGGAGACGACGACCCAGATCCTCCACCTGCTGGCCGACATCAACAAGCGGCTGGGGCTGACCATCGTCCTCATCACCCACGAGATCGCCGTCATCAAGGAGATCTGCCACAAGGTGGCGGTGATGGAGAACGGGCGCATCATCGAGCAGGGGCCGGTCTTCGACATCTTCGCGCACCCGAAGCACGAGACGACGAAGACCTTCGTCGATCCGGTGATCAACCGCGGCATCCCGGACAGCTTGCGCGCCCGCCTGTCGGCGACGCCGGTTCCGGGGTCGAACATGGTGCTGCGCATCACCTTCACCGGCGAGCGCGCGACCTCCCCGGTGATCAGCGCGATCAGCCGCAAGCTGAACCTGGACCTGAACATCTGGCACGGCCAGATCGACGAGATCCAGGGCGCGCCCTTCGGAACGCTGGTGGTGGAGGCCATCGGCAACCCGCAGTCCATCGAGGCGGCCATCAGCCTCCTGAACGTCAACAAGCTCGGTGTCGAGGTGCTCGGTCATGCTGTCCCCGGAAATCTACGCGCTGCTGTTTAAGGCGCTTCTCGACACGCTCTACATGGTGGCGGTGTCGGGCCTTCTGGGCACGGCGCTGGGCCTTCCGCTGGGCGTGCTCCTGGCCGTCACCGGCCGGGGGGAGCTGCTGCAGAATCTCGCCTTCAACCGGATCGCCGGCGTGCTGGTGAACATGACGCGCTCCACCCCCTTCATCATCCTGGTGGTGGCCATCATCCCCTTCACGCGGCTGATCGCCGGCACCTCCATCGGCACCGCCGCGGCCATCGTGCCGCTGACGGTTGCCGCCGTGCCCTTCATCGCCCGCATCGTCGAGGGCGCCGTGCGCGAGGTCGACCGCGGCCTGATCGAGGCGGCGCAGTCCATGGGCGCCACGCCCTTCCAGATCATCCGCAAGGTCCTGCTGCCGGAGGCGATGCCCGCCATCGCGCTGGGCCTGACCCTGTCGGTGGTCAGCCTGATCGGCTATTCGGCCATGGTCGGCGCCGTCGGCGGCGGGGGCCTGGGCGACCTCGGCATCCGCTACGGCTACCAGCGCTTCCTGCCGGAGGTGATGCTGGCCGTGGTCGTCGTGCTGATCGTGCTGGTGCAGATCGTTCAATCGACGGGCGACTGGATCGCCCGCCGCGTCAACAAACGCAACCTGAAGTCCTGAGGAGTTGGAGATGTTCCGTACCCGTGTGCTCGGCGCGGCCTTTGGTCTGGTGGCCGGCATCGCGACCCTGACGACCGCCGTCGGCGCGTCGGCCGAAGCCCTGAAGATCGGCGTCACCCCCGGCCCGCACGGCCAGATCCTGGAGAAGGTCAAGCCGCTGGCCGCCAAGGAAGGCCTCGACCTGACGGTTCTGGAGTTCTCCGACTACGTCATCCCGAACCAGGCGCTGTCGCAGGGCGACCTGAACGCCAATTCCTTCCAGCACCAGCCCTACCTGGACAACCAGGTGAAGGACCGCGGCTACGATCTGGTCAGCGTCGCCAAGACGGTGATCTTCCCGATGGGCGTCTACTCGAAGAAGGTGAAGAGCCTGGACGAGCTGCCCGACGGCGCCAAGATCTCCATCCCCAACGACCCGACCAACGGCGGCCGCGCCCTGCTGCTGCTCCAGGCCAAGGGGCTGCTGAAGGTGAAGGAGAGCGCCGGCCTGAAGGCCTCGCCGCTCGACATCTCCGAGAACCCGAAGAAGCTCCAGATCCTGGAGCTGGACGCCGCCCAGCTTCCGCGCTCGCTGGACGACGTGACCGTGGCGGTCATCAACACCAACTTCGCCATGGAATCCGGCCTGGACCCGAACAAGGACGCCATCGCCCGCGAGGCCAGCGAGAGCCCCTACGCCAACGTCATCGCCGTCCGCAAGGCCGACCAGGACAAGCCGTGGGTCGCCACGCTGGTGAAGGTGTACCAGAGCGACGAGGTGAAGCAGTTCATCCTCGACCGCTTCAAGGGCGCGGTGGTCCCGGCCTGGTAACCGCCGGGTAGGACAGACCCCTCCTGCGTTCCGCGAATTGCCCCGGCCCGGTCGACGGGCCGGGGCAACGTCGTTTTCGTGCTTCAGCCGGCCGCCCGAACGGGCGTGACTCCGACCGTCGGCGTCCCTCGGCTTGCGACGATCCGACGCAGCCCCGGAGCGTGGCGGGACACCTCACACTCCCGCGATCCGTGCGTCAGTCCTGCCGGGGGTGTTCATGACCGCTCCGCCCGCCTTCGATATCCTTCCCTTCGACCCGCACAGCGCTCCGCCGGGGCTGTGGGCGGAGCGCCATGTTTTCCGCCGCGCCCGGCACGCACAGTCCGGCGCGGACGACCTCCCGCCCTCGGACGCCTGGTTCGAAGCGATCGAACGCCAGCCGAGCGCTTTCGGGCGGAGCGTCTGTTGGGTGGCGCGGGCGGAGGGGCGAATCGTCGGCATTGTCGGCGCCTTCCTGCCCAACCCGGACCAGCCGGACATCCAGGCGGCGCTGCTCCACCTGCACGCCGACGGCTTCGTGCTGAAGGAATGGCGGCGCCGGGGGATCGGCCGGCGATTGCTGGCGGAAATCCACGGCCTGATGACCGCGCACGGGAAGAGCCTGCTGACCCTGGTCACCGACGATGCGGACGGTCACGGCTTCCTCCGCGCCATCGGGGCCGACGAACGGCTGCGGTCGGTGGACAGCCGGCTGGCGCTGGACACCGTCGATTGGGCGATGGTGGAGGATTGGCATGCGGCGATGCCCCTTGCGGTACCCGGCCTGACGGAAACCATCCATGCCGGCGAGGTCCCGGACGCGGAATTCGAAGCGATCCTGCCGCTGCACAACGCCCTGCTTCCCGACCTGCCGCGCGACCGGCTGGACCAGCCGCTGGTCCCGGTGACCATGGCGATGGCCATGGAATGGAAGCGCAACATCCAGTTCCAGCGGGTCGAGCATCACATGGTCGTGCTGCGCGACGCCGACGGGTCGGTGATCGGCTTCAGCGACGTCTTCTGGCACCCGGAGATGACGGACCGGGTTCATCAGATCGTCACCGGCGTGCGCCGTGACCGGCGCGGGCGGGGGGTGGGCAAGGGGCTGAAGGCCGCCCTGCTGCGGCATCTTCGCTCCGCCCGGCCCTCCGTCCGGCTGATGATCACCCGCAACGCGGCGACGAACGGCCCGATGCTGGCGATCAACCGCCAGCTCGGCTACGCCGAGCACAAGATTCTCCGAACCCACCAGATCGGCGTCGAGGACCTCGGCGCGGCCCTGACCCGCTGACGCTTCCAAACCGTCGACGTGCGGCAAAAACGCCCGCTCCGGCGGCGGGCGCTTTTCTCCTTCCGCCCCGATAACTGATATATTAATATATCCGATATCCTTCCGGCATTCATCCGGTCCAAGGGGCACCCACGCCATGACGCCTTATGCCGACCTCCGGCGCGAGGATTTCCGCGCCACCATCGACGGCACGCCGACCGACCTGTTCACCCTGCGAAACCGCCGGGGCATGGCCGTCCGCATCACCAATTACGGCTGCAAGATCGTCCAGATCCTGGCGCCCGACCGCGACGGCGCCCTCGGCGACGTGGTGCAGGGCTACGAGACGCTGGAGCGGACCATGGCCGGCCAGCCCTCCATGGGCTCCTTCATCGGGCGCTATTGCGGGCGCATCGGCGGCGGACGCTTCATGCTGGACGGGGTGGAGCACCGCACCGCCGTCAACGCGCCGCCCAACACCCTGCACGGCGGCCAGCGCGGCTCCCGCTTCCGCACGTTCGCCGCGCGGCAGCTGGACGAGACGAGCCTGGAGCTGACCTACGTCTTCCAGGACGGGGAGGAGGGCTTCCCCGGCACCCTGCCCGTCCGGCTGGTCTATGCGCTGGACGAGGACAACGCCCTGACCATCGCCTGGACCGCCGTCGCGGCGGACAAGGCGACCGTGGCGAACTTCACCGACCACACCTTCTTCAACCTGTCGGGCGACGCCGGATCCTCCATCCTCGACCATGTGGCGACGGTCAACGGCAGCCGCTATCTGGCGCTCGACGCCACCGCCGTCCCCACCGGGGAACTGGTGGACGTGGCCGGCACCCCCCTCGACTTCCGCAGCCCCGCCGCCTTCGGCGCGCGGATCGCCGCCGACCACCCGATGCTGGCGCTCGGCAAGGGCTACGACCTGCATTACGCGGTGGACAAGCCGGACGGCGCGCTGGGGCTGCACGCCCACGTCGTCCATCCGGGCAGCGGGCGGGTGCTGGAGGTTCTCTCCACCGAACCCGGCGTGCAGGTCTACACCGGCAATTTCCTCGACGGCCAGACGCCGCGCGACCTCGGCAAGGGCGGCGCGCTCTACACCCGGCACAGCGCCTTCTGCCTGGAGCCGTCGCACTTCCCCAACGCCGTCAACATCCCGTCCTTCCCCTCCACGGCGCTGGCCCCCGGCCAGTGGTGCACGGGCCGCATCGTCTACCGCTTCGGCGTCGCCTGACCCCGCGTTCTTGAATCGCGTTTCTCAAAGGACCCTCCGTCATGCCTCTTCTCTCCCGTGAATCGCTCGCCGCCGGTGCTCTCGACGTGGCCCACACGGCGGGCGCCCCGCGGCTGCCCGTCACCGTCCTTCAGATCGGCGACGGCAACTTCCTGCGCGGCTTCGTCGATTGGATGGTGGACGTCGCCAACGGCGCCGGGCTGATGAGCGCCGGGGTCGCCGTCGCCCAACCGCTGGACCAGGGCGTCGCCTGCCTGCTGAACGCACAGGAGGGCCTCTACACCGTCCTGCTGCGCGGCATCGAGCAGGGCAAGGAGGTCGAATCCCGCCGGGTGGTGAGCTGCGTGTCCGACGCGCTGAACCCCTACGCCGAGTGGGACCGCATGCTGGCCCTCGCCACGTCCCCGGCGCTGCGCTTCCTGGTGTCCAACACGACGGAGGCCGGCATCGCCGACGTGGCGGAACCCTACACCCCCGGCATTTGCCAGCAGAGTTTCCCGGCCAAGGTCGCGGCGCTGCTGCACGCCCGTTTCACCGCGCTGGGCGGCACGCCGGAGAGCGGCCTCGTCCTGCTGCCCTGCGAGCTGATCGAGGCCAACGGCGCCAAGCTGAAGCGGATCGTCCTGGCCCACGCCAAGCGCTGGGGCCTGGAGTCCGGCTTCGCCGCCTGGGTCGAGGCGCACAACCACTTCCTGAACACGCTGGTCGACCGCATCGTCCCCGGCTACCCGCGCGACGAGGCCGCCGCCCTGGCCGCCGCGTGGGGCTACGAGGACCCGCTGGCCGTCGCCGGGGAGCCCTTCCACGTCTGGGTCATCGAAGGCCCGGCGGCCCTGGCCGAGGAGTTTCCGCTGCACAAGGCCGGACTCAACGTGGTCTGGACCGACGACCTGCAGCCCTACCGCACGCGCAAGGTGCGCATCCTGAACGGTGCCCACACCGCCAGCGCGCTCGCCGCCTTCGTGGCGGGGGTGGACACGGTGAAGGGCATGATGGACGACGCCACCCTGTCCGCCTACCTCAACACGGTGATGTTCGGCGAGATCGTGCCCTTCGTCCCGCTGCCGGACGCCGAGCGCCAGGACTACGCCCGCACGATCATGGAGCGTTTCGGCAACCCCTACATCCGGCACGAGCTGATCGCCATCGCGCTGAACTCGGTGTCGAAGTGGCAGGTCCGCGTCCTGCCCAGCCTGAAGGATTACGCCGCCGCCCATGGCGAGGCGCCGGACGGCCTGTCCTTCTCGCTGGCCGCCCTGCTGCGCTTCTACAAGGGCACGCGGACGACGGACGGCGCCTGCACCGGCAGCCGCGACGCGGGCCCCTACCCGATCCGCGACGACGCGGCGGTCCTGACGGCGCTGTCCGGCGCCTGGGCCGCGCATGGCGGCGACCCGGCGGCGCTGGTGGAGGCCGTGCTGTCCAACGCCGCGCTGTGGGGCGAGGACCTGACCCGCATCCCCGGTCTGGCGCACCGCACCGCCGCCCATCTGGCGGTGATCGAGGAACGCGGCATGCGCGGCGCTTTGGAGGCGCTGGTGAGCTGAGGCGCTTAAGCCACATGGGCTCTTCATAATAACCCTCTCCCCTCTGGGGAGAGGGTGGCCCGGAGGGCCGGTGAGGGGGATGCGCGTGGCGCTAACGTCCGGCACACGTGCAACCCCCTCACCCTGACCCTCTCCCCGGGGGGAGAGGGGAACGTCCCATGTCCCCACCCGCTATATACCTTCGCGTATAACGGCCTGTTGACAGCGCCCATTCAGCGCAGTATCCGCATGGATACAGCGTCGGGCGAGTCACCATTCCGCAACGAACCGAAGGAACCGTGTCCATGCGTTTGAAAGCCCTCGCCCTCGCCGTCGGGCTGCTGGCCCTCCAGACCGCCGCCCAGACCGCCGCGGCGGCCGCCCAGGACCTCCACGCCTATGTCGGCGCCGGCCTCCGCCCGCCGGTCGAGGCGCTGATCGAGGACTTCCGCAAGGAGACCGGGATCACCGTGACGGTCGAGTACGGCGGGTCGGGCCAGCTTCTCGCCCGCTTCGCCGAGACGAAGAGCGGCGACCTGTTCATCCCCGGCACGACCTTCTACACCGACAAGCTGAAGGAGCTGGACGCCGTCGCCGACCTCAAGGTGCTGGTGGTGCACGGCCCCGTTCTTGCCGTGGCGCAGGGCAAGGCCGAGGCGATCCGCGGTTTCGCCGACCTCGCCAAGCCGGGCGTCCGCGTCGGGCTGGGCGACCCGCAGGCCATGGCGCTGGGCCGCACCGCGGAGGACATCCTGGACAAGTCCGGCCAGGGCGAGGCGATCCGCCGCAACGTCACCGTCCGCGCCGCGACCGTGAAGCAGCTCGCCCTCTATGTGCTGGACGGCAACGTGGACGCCGCCATCATCGGCGCGTCGGAGGCGGCCCAGAATCCCGGCAAGCTGTCCGTCATCGCCATCCCGCCGGAATGGTACGAGGCCGAATACGCCCCCGTCGCCGTGCTGAAGACCAGCGCCGCGCCGGAGGCGGCCAGGCGCTTCGCGGATTTCCTGGCCTCGGACGCCGGCCTCGCCACCTTCCAGCGCTTCGGCTTCCCGCCCGCCCCGAAGACCTGACGGATGGGCTTCGCCGCCCTGCTGGCCCTGCCGCTCGCCATCGTGGCGCTGACGATCGCGGGCGTGCTGGGCGCCCTGCTGGCCCGCCTTCCCCCGGGCGATCTCTGGGCCGCCCTGACCGCGGCGGAGACGCTGTTCGCGCTGCGGCTGTCGGCGCTGACCTCCGTCGCGGCGCTGGGGATCGCGCTGGTCCTCGGCCTGCCGGCCGCCTATCTGATGGCGCGGCGGCGCTTTCCGGGCAAGCTCCTGCTCGACACGCTGCTCGACGTGCCGCTGATCATGCCGCCGCTGGTCGCCGGGCTGGGGCTGCTGTTCCTGCTCGGGCGCAACGGGCCGTTTCCGGCGCTGGGGATGGAGTTGCTGTTTTCCCCCGCGGGCGTGGTGCTGGCCCTGGCCTTCGTCTCCACGGCGGTGGTGGTGCGCACCGCCACGGCGGCCTTCCGATCCGTCGACCGGACCTACGCCGTCGCGGCGCAGTCGCTGGGCGCCACCCCGTGGGCGGTGTTCTGGCGGGTGGAGCTGCCGCTCGCCGCCAGGGGCATCGCGGCGGGGGCCGTGCTGGCCTGGGCGCGGGCGCTGGGCGAGTTCGGCGCCACGCTGATGGTCGCCGGGGCCACCCGCCTGAAGACCGAGACGCTGCCCATGGCCGTCTTCCTCAACATCGCGACCGGGGAAACCGGCATCGCCGTGGCCTGCGCCATCCTGCTTCTGGCGGCGGCGCTGCTGATGCTGGTGGCGATGCGGCTGCTCGGCGCGCGGCGGAACGACAGGCTCAGCCGCGGGTCCGCAGCCGGTTGCGGACCCGCTTGAGCGGCTGCTTCAGCTCCATCGCGTCGAGCAGCCCCACCGCCGCCTGCCGCAGCGACGCGGCGGCGCCCTTCACCGCCCGGACCGGACGGGGCTCGGGAGAGCCACGCTCGGATTGGCCAAAATCCGGCTGGATGGCGCGCACCCGCTCCTTCAGCCGCTCCAGCCACTCCCCCTCCACCTTGTGCTGGCGGGCGTAGTCGAGGATGGAACGGAGTTCCGCCGCCTGCGGCTCGTTGCGCACGGGAATCCCGGCGATGCGCGCCGGGTCCAGCGGCCCGTCGAAGCAGTCCGGGGCGATCACCCCGGCCGCGGCGAAGTTCATCCGGGTGCGCACGCATTTCTCGCACACGCCGCAGTTCCGGAACTGCTCCGCCCCCTCCCAGCAGACGCGCAAGGAACGCACCGCCTCCGGATGGGCGGCGACCGCCGCCGCCTTCTCCGTGCGGGAATAGGCGGCCCCGTCATGGACGATGGAGAAGCCGTCGCCGGACAGCAGATGATCGGCGATCGGCGTGGTGCCGTAGGGGATGACCAGCGCGTCGTAGGGCTTGGTGCTGCCGATCAGCCCGAACTCGAACTCCGCCGCGTGGAGGTGCAGGCAGGCCGCCAGCTCCGCCGCGTGGGAGTCCTGCCAGTTCTGGAGATGCAGCTCCTTGCTGTTGGTCCGCACCACGCGCAGGTCCAGCCCGACCAGCTCGCGGAAGGGCCGGGTGCGCTCGACCAGCCGCTCGAAATCCTCGGGCCGGTCCAGCTCCACGTCGAATCCGTGCACCATGAGGAGCGCGCCGACATGGTGGCGGCGTTCCGGCGGCAGGAGAAGCCGATGGCGCAGGATGGTGAAGGTGCTGTCCAACCCGCTGGAGTAGGCGGCGATGGCCCGCCGCCCCGGCTTGGGCTCCGTGCGGTCGACGACCGTTTCCGGGATGATCTCCACCGTGCGGTAGCGGTCCGGACGCCAGCGCCGCCACACCCCCTGGAGCGTGTCGATGTTGTGCAGCGCCGTCCGCGTCAGCGGCCCGTGCACATGGACGGGGAGGCCCCGCTGCATGGCGTGGAACAGGACGGCCATGACCGACCCGTCCATCGGCCGGTCCACCAAGGTCCCGGCCGGGTCCTCGAACTCGTAGACCACGCGGTCCCGGCGGCGGGCGCCGTCCTCGGACAGCAGGACGGTGCGGCGGACCAGACCGCCGCTCGCCGTCTCCTCGAATCCGATGTGCAGCCCCTTGCCCGCCATGCGTCCCGACGCCTTCTCCAGCCCGTGTTCCGGGAAGACAGACGGATGCGGGGCGCATTCGTTCCCAGGGGTCCTATCGTTTCCAGCCGGTGAGCCAGCTGTCGATGTAGTTGGTCAGCTTGCCGTAGGAGTTGTCGCGCACCTGCACCGGGAGCCCCATCATCAGGCCCAGCAGCATCCCGTGCAGGCGGTTGGTCACAACCGCGTTGGCCGCGCCG is from Azospirillum sp. TSH58 and encodes:
- a CDS encoding MetQ/NlpA family ABC transporter substrate-binding protein — protein: MKAFLTSIVTAALLTVSTGAGAAALKLGVSAGPYGEILEYTAKIAAKEGLKAEVIEFTDWNMPNAALQSGDIDANNFQHQPFLDNQIKQRGYDIVPVAKSIVVPMGIYAKKVQSLADLKEGASVSIPNDPTNGARALFLLAKAGVIGLKDGAGLNTSIADIASNPKKIKLVELDAAQLPRSLDDVDASVITLNYAVLAGLSPKTALVLEDDQSKWHLVWAVRKDRAEDPAIKRFIELYRSAEVRDFINTRFNGTIIPTW
- a CDS encoding acyl-CoA synthetase — encoded protein: MTGPFSRTASIFDRGLAPDPANHVPLSPLSFLKRAAKVYPDKPAIVHGRRTITYAGFLDRVRRFAGALLRAGVRRGDTVSVLAPNVPALLEAHYAVPLAGAVLNALNTRLDAAAIAFILDHSETTLLIVDRELSPVARAALARTERPVTVVEIADEQVPDAPSLGAVEYEDFLAAADPAPWRGPDDEWQAIALNYTSGTTGNPKGVVYHHRGAYLNALGNAFTLNVRPDSVFLWTLPMFHCNGWTYSWAVTAAGGTHVCLRRVEPAAIFDAIAELGVTHLCGAPIVLNLLIHAPETVRQRAPRPVIVGTGGAAPPSAVLAGMAALGFEVVHMYGLTECYGPATVCAPQPGWDGLDADGLALQFARQGVNHVAVEDATVLDRETGRPVPADAQTIGEIALRGNTVMKGYLKNPAATKEALKDGWFRTGDLGVLHPDGYIEVKDRSKDIIISGGENISSLEVEEALYRHPAVLEAAVVARPDDRWGESPCAFVTVKPGAARPSESDIIQWCRDRIAHYKVPRTVVFSDLPKTSTGKIQKTVLRDAARDLGARREAKSV
- a CDS encoding methionine ABC transporter ATP-binding protein → MITFEQLQKTYPSRGTGQPVQALADIDLTIGRGEIYGIIGRSGAGKSTLLRTVNLLEKPTSGRVLVDGVDVTALSPRDLREARHSIGMIFQHFNLLSSRTVFDNVALPLELAGVAKAQIRATVEPLLDLVGLTDKRDRYPAELSGGQKQRVGIARALASKPKVLLSDEATSALDPETTTQILHLLADINKRLGLTIVLITHEIAVIKEICHKVAVMENGRIIEQGPVFDIFAHPKHETTKTFVDPVINRGIPDSLRARLSATPVPGSNMVLRITFTGERATSPVISAISRKLNLDLNIWHGQIDEIQGAPFGTLVVEAIGNPQSIEAAISLLNVNKLGVEVLGHAVPGNLRAAV
- a CDS encoding methionine ABC transporter permease, whose protein sequence is MLSPEIYALLFKALLDTLYMVAVSGLLGTALGLPLGVLLAVTGRGELLQNLAFNRIAGVLVNMTRSTPFIILVVAIIPFTRLIAGTSIGTAAAIVPLTVAAVPFIARIVEGAVREVDRGLIEAAQSMGATPFQIIRKVLLPEAMPAIALGLTLSVVSLIGYSAMVGAVGGGGLGDLGIRYGYQRFLPEVMLAVVVVLIVLVQIVQSTGDWIARRVNKRNLKS
- a CDS encoding MetQ/NlpA family ABC transporter substrate-binding protein, giving the protein MFRTRVLGAAFGLVAGIATLTTAVGASAEALKIGVTPGPHGQILEKVKPLAAKEGLDLTVLEFSDYVIPNQALSQGDLNANSFQHQPYLDNQVKDRGYDLVSVAKTVIFPMGVYSKKVKSLDELPDGAKISIPNDPTNGGRALLLLQAKGLLKVKESAGLKASPLDISENPKKLQILELDAAQLPRSLDDVTVAVINTNFAMESGLDPNKDAIAREASESPYANVIAVRKADQDKPWVATLVKVYQSDEVKQFILDRFKGAVVPAW
- a CDS encoding GNAT family N-acetyltransferase; protein product: MTAPPAFDILPFDPHSAPPGLWAERHVFRRARHAQSGADDLPPSDAWFEAIERQPSAFGRSVCWVARAEGRIVGIVGAFLPNPDQPDIQAALLHLHADGFVLKEWRRRGIGRRLLAEIHGLMTAHGKSLLTLVTDDADGHGFLRAIGADERLRSVDSRLALDTVDWAMVEDWHAAMPLAVPGLTETIHAGEVPDAEFEAILPLHNALLPDLPRDRLDQPLVPVTMAMAMEWKRNIQFQRVEHHMVVLRDADGSVIGFSDVFWHPEMTDRVHQIVTGVRRDRRGRGVGKGLKAALLRHLRSARPSVRLMITRNAATNGPMLAINRQLGYAEHKILRTHQIGVEDLGAALTR
- a CDS encoding aldose epimerase family protein, translating into MTPYADLRREDFRATIDGTPTDLFTLRNRRGMAVRITNYGCKIVQILAPDRDGALGDVVQGYETLERTMAGQPSMGSFIGRYCGRIGGGRFMLDGVEHRTAVNAPPNTLHGGQRGSRFRTFAARQLDETSLELTYVFQDGEEGFPGTLPVRLVYALDEDNALTIAWTAVAADKATVANFTDHTFFNLSGDAGSSILDHVATVNGSRYLALDATAVPTGELVDVAGTPLDFRSPAAFGARIAADHPMLALGKGYDLHYAVDKPDGALGLHAHVVHPGSGRVLEVLSTEPGVQVYTGNFLDGQTPRDLGKGGALYTRHSAFCLEPSHFPNAVNIPSFPSTALAPGQWCTGRIVYRFGVA
- a CDS encoding tagaturonate reductase, producing the protein MPLLSRESLAAGALDVAHTAGAPRLPVTVLQIGDGNFLRGFVDWMVDVANGAGLMSAGVAVAQPLDQGVACLLNAQEGLYTVLLRGIEQGKEVESRRVVSCVSDALNPYAEWDRMLALATSPALRFLVSNTTEAGIADVAEPYTPGICQQSFPAKVAALLHARFTALGGTPESGLVLLPCELIEANGAKLKRIVLAHAKRWGLESGFAAWVEAHNHFLNTLVDRIVPGYPRDEAAALAAAWGYEDPLAVAGEPFHVWVIEGPAALAEEFPLHKAGLNVVWTDDLQPYRTRKVRILNGAHTASALAAFVAGVDTVKGMMDDATLSAYLNTVMFGEIVPFVPLPDAERQDYARTIMERFGNPYIRHELIAIALNSVSKWQVRVLPSLKDYAAAHGEAPDGLSFSLAALLRFYKGTRTTDGACTGSRDAGPYPIRDDAAVLTALSGAWAAHGGDPAALVEAVLSNAALWGEDLTRIPGLAHRTAAHLAVIEERGMRGALEALVS
- the modA gene encoding molybdate ABC transporter substrate-binding protein, translated to MRLKALALAVGLLALQTAAQTAAAAAQDLHAYVGAGLRPPVEALIEDFRKETGITVTVEYGGSGQLLARFAETKSGDLFIPGTTFYTDKLKELDAVADLKVLVVHGPVLAVAQGKAEAIRGFADLAKPGVRVGLGDPQAMALGRTAEDILDKSGQGEAIRRNVTVRAATVKQLALYVLDGNVDAAIIGASEAAQNPGKLSVIAIPPEWYEAEYAPVAVLKTSAAPEAARRFADFLASDAGLATFQRFGFPPAPKT